The Polaribacter sp. KT25b genome contains the following window.
TGGATCTCTAGACGGATCTACCAAAGCCATTTCATTACCACTAATAATTGCATAAGAATAATGTGCTAATGGTTTATCTTCAAATTGTATAACATTCATATCTTTATTTTTTAATCTATTAAAATTTCGACTTACTTTTTCAACTTCTGTAATCAACATTAATTTTACTTATGCAAATTTAAAAAACAATAGTTTTTATAAATGCAACAAATGTTACTTAGAAGAAAATTTTATATGATTATTTTTGTAAAAACCGTGTAGAGAAAAGAAATTATACTTTATTTAAAATTAGACTTATTATAACCCAATAACATGAAAAAAAATAAAAACACCAAGAAAACTTGGATTCAGAATGGAGTTTTTATCTTAATAATAATTACGCTTTATGCAACAGGTTTACATACAGAGGTTATTGGTTTTGTACAACGAGGAGTATTGGCAACTGGTTTAATGAATCCTGATATTGAGGAAATTACATACACAAAAACTCCTAAAACAATTTCTAACACTATAAAGGCAGATTTAAATTTAAAGTTGATGGATAGCAATGGAAAAATTACATCTTTATCAGATTTAAAAGACAAAGTAATATTTCTAAATTATTGGGCAACTTGGTGCCCGCCTTGTATTGCCGAAATGCCAAGCATCAGCAAATTACATAAAGAAATGGGCAATGATGTGGCTTTTATACTCTTATCTTTCGATAAAGATTTTGAAAAAGCAAAAAATTTTAACAAACGTAAAGGTTATAATTTACCAATTTATACGCTTATTGGAAACTTACCTACAATGTTACAATCATCTGCGTTGCCAACTACTTATATAATTGATACTGAAGAAAATATTGTATTAACACATAAAGGAATGGCAAATTATAACACAGATGAATTTAAATCATTTTTAGAAAACATAAAATAGTATTTATAAAAATCAATAATGATAAAAGTCATAATAAAAGATAAATACATCTTTTAAATTTGCATTTGTGAAAAACTGGAAAGTAATTTTATCTATAATATTCAGCACGCTTATACTATACAATAGTTTAAGAGTGTCAATAACGTATTTATATTATAATTTAGACACCAAAGGTTTTATTGAAGCTTATTGCGAAAACAAAGACAAACCAGAATTGCAGTGTAATGGTAAATGCCACTTAAAAAAGGTTACTAAAACTACAGACGAAGAAAAAAATCAACCAATACAACTTATAGATTTTAAAGACATTTTACTATATAATCAAAACATTTCTTCACATGAAATAGATACAAATATTTTTCAAACA
Protein-coding sequences here:
- a CDS encoding TlpA disulfide reductase family protein produces the protein MKKNKNTKKTWIQNGVFILIIITLYATGLHTEVIGFVQRGVLATGLMNPDIEEITYTKTPKTISNTIKADLNLKLMDSNGKITSLSDLKDKVIFLNYWATWCPPCIAEMPSISKLHKEMGNDVAFILLSFDKDFEKAKNFNKRKGYNLPIYTLIGNLPTMLQSSALPTTYIIDTEENIVLTHKGMANYNTDEFKSFLENIK
- a CDS encoding MetQ/NlpA family ABC transporter substrate-binding protein → MKNWKVILSIIFSTLILYNSLRVSITYLYYNLDTKGFIEAYCENKDKPELQCNGKCHLKKVTKTTDEEKNQPIQLIDFKDILLYNQNISSHEIDTNIFQTKSNFFYLNLYNFRLLDSYFHPPNV